One Littorina saxatilis isolate snail1 linkage group LG1, US_GU_Lsax_2.0, whole genome shotgun sequence genomic window carries:
- the LOC138979497 gene encoding uncharacterized protein, with protein sequence MATPLEEAFLDQTRQKVNHCINLLQSGNEPEEVLRRLDTIQRNLRMATPSVVPPDVASNLLSIVEKIQEEARKTVGVPAQDESYCAPTLDMGDAHRPKYDITREQLLVLQDSNFTSKEMAKALGVSRSTVTRRLKENGMLQRMVYSRISDQELDALVEPITASNKLTGSLSIQARLKGQGTVLQRQRVRESIQRVDPGGVAVRALALRPTRRRLYHVSGPNALWHLDGYHKLISWKMVIHGAIDGFSRAITFLHASNNNRSETVRDLFLGGTQRFGLPSRVRMDHGGENLDVVDLMNEHRGEGRGSAMQGRSVHNQRIERLWLDVWKDVVNPYHGLFTAMGTPQAEGGLGILNMDNPIHLWALHYVFLPRLNRSLEWFVGQKNHQPLRTERNRTPLQLFFRGMLERRASTSTAVQDFWEGRSLRSIIEDHPLPDSRQDVPATACPLSEEQLVQLTERIDPLSGPPTDQHGQMLFLQVLQFVANILE encoded by the exons ATGGCGACGCCACTGGAGGAAGCATTTTTGGATCAGACCCGCCAAAAGGTGAACCATTGCATCAATTTGTTACAGTCTGGTAATGAGCCAGAAGAAGTTTTAAGAAG GTTAGACACTATTCAGCGAAATCTTCGGATGGCAACTCCTTCAGTTGTTCCGCCAGACGTTGCTTCGAACTTGCTCAGCATAGTGGAGAAGATACAGGAGGAAGCGAGGAAAACTGTTGGTGTTCCTGCACAAG ACGAATCTTACTGTGCTCCAACATTGGACATGGGGGATGCCCATCGCCCCAAATATGACATCACCAGGGAGCAGCTGCTTGTTCTGCAGGACAGCAACTTCACTTCAAAAGAAATGGCAAAAGCCTTGGGTGTGTCAAGATCAACAGTGACACGCAGGTTGAA AGAAAATGGAATGCTACAACGCATGGTGTATTCCAGAATATCTGATCAAGAGTTGGATGCGTTGGTGGAACCAATTACTGCTTCCAACAAGCTTACTGGTTCCTTATCGATACAAGCTCGTCTAAAAGGACAGGGGACAGTACTTCAG AGGCAGAGAGTACGGGAATCCATCCAGCGGGTTGATCCTGGTGGAGTAGCTGTCAGAGCTCTGGCGTTGAGGCCCACCAGGCGTCGTCTGTATCATGTATCAGGACCAAACGCTCTCTGGCATCTAGACGGATACCACAAGCtgatatc GTGGAAAATGGTGATTCATGGTGCAATCGATGGCTTTAGCCGGGCCATTACCTTCCTCCATGCCTCCAACAACAACAGGTCAGAGACCGTTCGGGATCTGTTTTTGGGTGGAACCCAACGCTTTGGACTCCCGTCAAGAGTCCGCATGGACCATGGTGGCGAGAATCTAGATGTCGTCGACCTCATGAACGAACACAGGGGAGAAGGGAGAGGCAGTGCGATGCAAGGCCGCAGTGTCCACAACCAAAGGATCGAGCGCCTCTGGCTCGACGTCTGGAAAGATGTGGTGAACCCTTACCATGGCCTGTTTACTGCAATGGGAACACCACAGGCAGAAGGTGGTCTGGGGATATTGAACATGGACAATCCCATTCACTTGTGGGCCCTCCACTATGTTTTTCTGCCCAGGCTGAACCGGTCCCTAGAGTGGTTTGTGGGACAGAAGAACCACCAACCCTTGCGGACAGAGCGCAACAGAACTCCCCTGCAGCTCTTCTTCAGGGGGATGCTGGAGAGACGAGCCAGCACATCCACAGCAGTACAGGACTTCTGGGAAGGGAGAAGCCTTCGATCGATAATCGAGGACCATCCTTTGCCAGACAGTCGTCAGGATGTGCCTGCCACGGCTTGCCCCCTCTCTGAGGAACAGCTCGTGCAACTAACGGAGCGCATTGACCCTCTGAGTGGGCCACCCACCGATCAACATGGTCAGATGTTGTTCTTGCAAGTTCTCCAGTTCGTTGCCAACATCctcgagtaa